The Impatiens glandulifera chromosome 3, dImpGla2.1, whole genome shotgun sequence genome contains a region encoding:
- the LOC124929002 gene encoding alkane hydroxylase MAH1-like — translation MAIVLGYFEMATTLLFLVVVADFFHKNRGFRLGTPIYWPIIGMLPSIIEAIYNTHNVFFRVHSKVGCTFYFRGPWFTKMNIIISVDPADIHYILSTNMNNYPKAPLFSKMFDFMGNAWFNCDGDEWKAQRRVAQALLTNHRFYGFLGRISMDKVKNGLIPILDNAANRGTVLDLQDLFNRLIFDTSCKIVTGYDPRSLSLELPEVPFSNAIDEAEESVLVRHGLPDSLWKLARWLGIGSEKTLKHAWKVLDVEIAKYISMKREQMAKETNDDKKINGEEEEECEDFLSSYLNAKGSMYTALKIDDSFLRDSILNYMLASRDTSSSSLIWFIWLASTHPEILLKIREELKSALPPSEADKPHIFKAEEVNKLTYLSASVNESLRLYPPVPLQLRQPAKPDVLPSGIRANPKDKIIVSFYAMARMKFIWGEDCSEFKPERWITEKGTIKHEPSYKYPVFNDGPRNCLGKEMALTQTKMVAATILHNYNVDVAKGHVVETNCSIILYMKHGLKVNVAKRWT, via the coding sequence atggCTATTGTCTTAGGCTACTTTGAGATGGCAACAACACTCTTGTTCCTCGTGGTTGTTGCCGATTTCTTCCACAAGAACCGCGGCTTTCGCCTAGGGACTCCCATCTATTGGCCCATCATCGGAATGCTTCCTTCCATTATCGAGGCCATCTACAATACCCACAATGTTTTCTTTCGAGTCCATAGTAAGGTCGGATGCACCTTCTACTTTAGAGGTCCATGGTTCACAAAGATGAACATTATCATCAGCGTGGATCCTGCGGATATTCATTACATATTGAGCACCAACATGAATAATTACCCTAAAGCGCCTCTCTTCTCtaagatgtttgatttcatgggAAATGCGTGGTTCAACTGCGACGGCGATGAGTGGAAGGCTCAGAGGAGGGTGGCTCAAGCGTTGCTTACCAACCATCGGTTCTATGGATTCTTGGGGAGAATAAGCATGGATAAGGTTAAGAATGGATTGATACCGATTCTCGACAACGCTGCTAATCGTGGAACGGTGCTTGACCTACAAGACTTGTTCAATAGGTTGATATTCGACACATCTTGTAAGATAGTCACCGGATACGATCCCCGCAGCCTATCCCTCGAGCTTCCGGAGGTTCCATTTTCGAATGCGATAGATGAGGCGGAAGAGTCGGTTCTCGTACGCCACGGTCTTCCGGATTCTTTGTGGAAACTGGCGAGGTGGCTGGGGATTGGGTCGGAGAAGACATTGAAACATGCATGGAAAGTTCTCGACGTGGAGATCGCAAAGTACATATCCATGAAGAGAGAACAAATGGCCAAGGAGACGAACGACGACAAAAAAATCaacggagaagaagaagaagaatgcgAGGACTTTTTGTCGTCGTACTTAAACGCTAAGGGGAGCATGTACACGGCACTAAAGATCGACGACAGTTTCTTAAGAGACAGTATTTTGAACTACATGTTAGCGAGTCGTGACACGTCGAGCTCATCCTTGATCTGGTTCATCTGGCTGGCATCGACCCACCCGGAAATCCTTCTCAAGATCCGAGAAGAGCTCAAATCGGCCTTACCCCCATCGGAAGCGGATAAGCCACACATATTCAAAGCCGAGGAAGTGAACAAACTCACTTATCTTTCCGCCAGTGTGAACGAGAGCTTAAGGCTTTACCCGCCGGTTCCCCTTCAATTGAGGCAACCGGCTAAACCAGACGTGCTTCCAAGTGGAATACGCGCCAATCCAAAAGACAAGATCATCGTGTCATTTTACGCAATGGCAAGGATGAAGTTCATATGGGGTGAAGATTGTTCGGAGTTCAAACCTGAGAGGTGGATAACGGAGAAAGGAACAATCAAACACGAACCGTCGTACAAGTACCCGGTGTTCAACGACGGGCCGAGGAATTGCCTTGGGAAGGAGATGGCCTTAACTCAGACAAAGATGGTTGCCGCGACCATACTTCATAACTACAACGTGGACGTAGCGAAAGGTCATGTGGTCGAAACCAATTGCTCCATTATCCTTTACATGAAGCATGGCCTCAAGGTTAATGTGGCCAAGAGATGGACCTaa
- the LOC124929003 gene encoding glycolipid transfer protein 1-like: MEGTVISPSLEGMKHIKSDQGEFLAEPFLNVCKLVLPILDKFGAAIAFVKSDIGGNISRLETKFASNPSRFNYLYNFVQAEVETSCAKSSSSCTNGLLWLIRAMDFVVELFKNLDEHEDWSLEKACNDSYGKTLKKWHGWLSSSSFTVAIKLVPDRKKFMEVLGDPDNVNADMKKFYTTFSPLLQEIHKFLGRMGLDSMKAL, translated from the exons ATGGAAGGAACTGTAATTTCGCCTTCCTTGGAAGGAATGAAGCACATAAAGTCTGACCAAGGAGAATTTCTAGCAGAGCCTTTCTTGAATGTTTGCAAACTGGTATTGCCTATTCTAG ACAAATTTGGAGCAGCCATAGCATTTGTCAAGTCTGATATCGGCGGTAATATTTCG AGACTGGAAACCAAGTTTGCTTCCAATCCATCTAGATTCAACTACTTGTACAATTTTGTGCAAGCAGAAGTGGAAACAAGTTGTGCTAAATCGTCATCAAGCTGCACAAATGGCCTTCTTTGGCTAATAag AGCAATGGATTTTGTGGTGGAGTTGTTCAAGAATTTGGATGAACATGAAGATTGGTCCTTGGAAAAAGCTTGTAACGATTCATATGGAAAGACTTTAAAGAAATGGCACGGTTGGCTTTCTAGTTCAAGTTTCACT GTTGCGATAAAACTCGTTCCAGATAGGAAGAAGTTCATGGAAGTTCTAGGCGATCCTGACAATGTAAATGCGGATATGAAGAAGTTCTACACAACGTTTTCGCCTTTGCTTCAAGAGATACATAAATTTCTG GGTAGGATGGGATTGGACAGTATGAAAGCTTTGTGA